TTTCATCATTATTTAGTCCCTATATGGTGAAGGAAAGGTATTATAAGAGCATATATTGCCTGGCATATTTGCTGCATATCAGCCCTTGGGGTAATAGATGACTACTACAGTCCCGAGGCCCATTGCcaggaaataaatgtatcatATACAAAGGACAATGTATGCTTACCAAATACTTCAGCTTCATCAAGTGCCTTATAGGCGATGGAATATCCAGTGGCAAATATAACGACGTCGATATCAGCTAGAACACGTCCATCTGATAATATTACACCATTTTtggtaaattgtgatatttctgGTATGATTGTCACATGACCTGCTGCAATACTAGTTTGCATGTCATCGTTGGACATGAAGGAAATTGGTTTGTTTGGGTCCCTTggctgtaagatatgacatgtataaagtacacagtGCAAATTATTCCAGGAACGAATTACTACTTGAAATAAACAATGTGTTGTCTTTTAAAGGAAGGTGCAAAACTTTATGCTGTTTAATGAAGGAACATATTTGCAtcttttatgaatatttaatctCAGCAACTTAGAATAGTACAATAAATCATAGACAAAATACCAGTGTGAGATTTGGAGATGTATCTATACTAACCGCTAATCCAAAACGGCCATTATCTCCATAGTGATCTGACATAATACGATTTCGAAATATGCCAAGAAAAGTCAAATATGCTCTGTTTGTTATAAGCATTCCATAAGGCCAGCCAGATTTGGTGAGACGTGGAGATATGATCGTACCATTGCGTACACTCATGTATACCTGTCAAAGAGACCAAACAATTTATATCAACAGATGTAAACTATCCTCCTCTGTATGAGTCCACATAGTAGATTTGGAACGTTCAGCTGTATGAaacttatgcaaattatattaaGTTCTACATAAAAAATCAACCGTGAATGATTTGCTTGTATATTGActgtgaaaatattgaaaacttttgtttaaatatatatgatatgttatCTGTAAAATATACCTAGTATATTCAATCACGTTACACTGAATAGGAAAACTCATGTGGCAATCATTGGAGAATGTTACAGGACTGTCAAATAAGCAAAAAGTCAGCACTGTTTGGAATCATACATAGGTTTTGAAAACTATTACCTTTGCACAATGATTTCGTCCTAACTCACAGGATAATTCTCCAGCTGTGTGAGAAGCACCTGGAATGGCAAAAGGAGGCAGAAATATGGCTAGTTAGACGTGACACACGTGCAAAAAACTCAAATCGTATCATAGGGATCGGATTGTAAAACCTTAATCCATACACTATAGTCATgcttttgtgttttgtttgtgcgTGGTAGTTGTGCCGGGTTGGCAAATATCCTCTCCTCATTGCTATACCTACGGTTTACCTGAGGGCCAGAGCATACGGATCTGGCAATTAACATcaacagttactgtaatatacCACACCACAACTCTCGTACGTATGATTACATTCTCTACATGTGTCCGTCAGTCTGCCTGCCTAACTACATGTCTCAGTCACCGTCTCTCACCGTCTCTATCCGTGTACgtctgtacatgtctgtctgttttggCGCTCTTAAAAGTTCCTTAATTTTTCTGAAAAACTACACTAACATCGGCCATACCACATACCAACAACAATGACTGATTTCCCTCTAAAGCGGTCAGGTTCTCGATATGAGTTTGCATGCAAAGACATTCCTTGAAAATCTTCAAATCCAGGTATTGTTGGAGTGTAGACCTCGCCAAATCCACTGGTACACATCATCACAAAGTCAAAAGTTTCTATCTGGACATTATCGTTTTTGCAATCTTGAACTTCAACATCCCACTTCCCAGACATGTTGTGATCAGGAGAAGGGTTTATTTTCATAACGCGTCGgttgtaatttatatatttttcgaGACCGAAATGTCTTGAATAATCCTTCAGGTATGAATATATTTTGGTATTGGTTGGAAATAACGGTGCTTCCTTTGGAAATCGAAAATCGGAGAAGCCAAGCAACTCCTTGGACACGTTGGTGATAACAGACCGGTACACTGCTCCAATTTGACCGGGTCTAAGCTCTGGCGTGTAATACCAAACACCACCTAAAGAAAGTATGTAGGGTAATGTTATGTGTTGCATATTACGTTTTCATATCTCTATGTTTATTCTCTGCAAGTTACTGACAATGATCCTACCAAACCATCCATGGAAATCATATGTTTATATTGAATATACAATACTATGAACAAGATTCTGCCACTTAAggcatttatttattataagaATATCATTATTGGACCATCAGCTACAAACGTTCCAGGACAGTCTTTTAACCGAAACGTTAATTTCAAGAACAATTAGTATATTTTGTCATAGGTTTTTATGTAAGTCTTGCCACAATTTAACAACCTCAGTAACATCTCAATCAAGTTGCATGGCAATATAAACAGGTGACCTAGAGATCGAAATAGTGCCTCTGggtttttatatttatacattttttttgttacataaaTGGTGCAGGAGATAGACAAGGTGAATCTCTGATGTTGCATAAATTAGAATTTCTAGAAACAGTTCAACTCTGCAACAATTAAGAATAACCATAGTGGTTAAGTGTTGCGATTCCCAGGCAACCATAACCTTTAAACCTAGTAAAAAACTTCCCAACAAAACGTATCTCCCATCATCATTATTAGCTAATGGCTTGAAAAGAAATATCTTCATTCTAGGAGTTGTAAAAATTGTTCACTACTATAGTTCACTGCTATCCTTGCttatatctttgcaataaataccatcattttattgttgctatgggcatgttcttgttgctaggcatttttgtttacttttgatGAATGTGTATCACTTGCCTCCCCAACCATTTTACCAAAGCTCTACTtttactatgggtgtggtcttaattgttgctaggcatatttgcacatGTATCTTTCGAATGTCTATCTACTTACCTATCCACgcctgttgttatcttcgcaatatacttaattttgcataaattatattaaatatataagaAACTGCACACCAAATGCTACAGTTGAAGACAATTGAATCATAGTTCCTTGCACATTAAGAGGCAGACATGGAAACACCGGCATCTGCCCAGCCTTGGGGCACCCGCCACATGTCTGCATATATtgcaatggtttatttcattttgacaaatgtCTGTGTCATGGTAGCtgatagtctagctgctagacctcggatgttcttccgatacaatacggcacacgaccgaacatcgctatcgaggatggaacatccgaggtctagcaaaaGTAATCTCTGCATttcagggatataaataactgccaatcagagaactgCATTGcagacaagcacaaacagaggacaatagctaattttttcaTGCATCACATTCAGCTTAAGGAGGGACTTGTAAAAATGCCTTAACAGAAATGTGTCAATGATAACGTCTACACattcatcaaactcacaattaccataaactgataacaCATAATAGTTAGTAGTTTGTTATCATCATGTGATATTGGACATTACTATTATAGACCATTAGCATTatagaggtcatgggttattgaatgtattaacacacacacacacacacacacacatatatatatatgtgtgtgtgtgtgtgtgtgtgtgtgtgtgtgtgtgtgtgtgtgtgtgtgtgtgtgtgtgtgtgtgtgtgtgtgaatacatggcccaacccacagCCATATGTCATCTCAATCAAATGTGAAGTCTGAAAATGGACATTAGCTAGacgttcgggcaagccctcacccGAACGTCGAGCAGCAAGACGAGGTAGCTGACTACGTGACACGAATGTCGGATTTTACAGGCTACAATTACGTGCAATGATCATAGAGCCTAATCGAATACACACTAGCTGCACGACTGCATGAATTGAACTCCATTTGGCCTTGTCTTGTCGATGATAGAGACTTTCAAAACCCTGCGAATATAGGTGTAATTATAGATAATGACATCTAAAAATCAAAAAGTACTCCACTGAGCCTGGAAGTGACTTCAACATTTAACTAACCTTTGTTGTCGTGTTGCTCAAAACATACTGGTATAAGGCCTTCTTCTACACAGCTTTTTATAGCTACTAAACCGCTAACCCCGGCTCCAATGACTGCTACACGTTTCTTGTTGTGCTCCACATCAGGGTCCATCGTGGTTCCTTTTAGTTAAGACTCGTATTGAGACGGGATGAAGACGTCTGTTATGATTACTAGTGAGGCGTATCGTTCACCTGCTTTTCCGGTGTAGACCAAGTGAAAGAATGACGTCACTCTGAGGTCAGAGAAGGACATATGAGTGTCGATATGTGCGTCGACTCGCAGGCcgatagtctcggttaccccgACTttcaccgctgggggctctaTTGCGA
The nucleotide sequence above comes from Glandiceps talaboti chromosome 10, keGlaTala1.1, whole genome shotgun sequence. Encoded proteins:
- the LOC144441091 gene encoding dimethylaniline monooxygenase [N-oxide-forming] 2-like; amino-acid sequence: MDPDVEHNKKRVAVIGAGVSGLVAIKSCVEEGLIPVCFEQHDNKGGVWYYTPELRPGQIGAVYRSVITNVSKELLGFSDFRFPKEAPLFPTNTKIYSYLKDYSRHFGLEKYINYNRRVMKINPSPDHNMSGKWDVEVQDCKNDNVQIETFDFVMMCTSGFGEVYTPTIPGFEDFQGMSLHANSYREPDRFRGKSVIVVGASHTAGELSCELGRNHCAKVYMSVRNGTIISPRLTKSGWPYGMLITNRAYLTFLGIFRNRIMSDHYGDNGRFGLAPRDPNKPISFMSNDDMQTSIAAGHVTIIPEISQFTKNGVILSDGRVLADIDVVIFATGYSIAYKALDEAEVFDKKGFLKLYKYIIPVDLKHPSLAIIGVLQTFIPSTWNTLELQARWSARVFSKCLSLPDKSKMIKDIQRRPLITRHYKVLECTLYQDELARDIGALPSIWKLLFTDWRLAYAYYFGPAIGSWYRLQGPASWKGARDAILNTWAKTIFALNPVPK